One Thermoanaerobacter kivui genomic window, TTAATTTATTGCTCAGGTATTTTGGTTTCTTCGTGAAAATCGCATTTAGAATCTTTAAAGGCAATGCAAAAGCCGCTACAATTATAGATGCATGTAATTGCATTACATTTCTTCATACATTTAAGAGGTATATTTGCTGGCTTTGAAGAGCGCATAAATGCTATTTCTAAATAATTCATAGTAATCGCCCTTTCTAGTTTGATAACTTTATTATAGACATAATTCATTTATCTGTGAAATGCGGGTTTTATTTCACTTATTGAAAAAAGAGAAAGAGTGTGGTAAAATGAATATTGCGTCGGGGCATGGCGCAGCGGTAGCGCGCGCGGTTCGGGACCGTGAGGTCGCAGGTTCAAATCCTGTTGCCCCGACCAGATATAGTAATCATGCAGGTTTTATGACTTATCAACAGGCTAAAAAACGTGTGGTTGCGAAGTAATTAAAATGTTTGAATAATGACAACAATATATCAGAAAGATAAGGCCACCCTAGTGTTAAAATTAACAAGAGGGTGGTCTTTTATAATTTCTTTATCACAAGTATGCCATTTTCCTTAGAAATTTCTAAATCATAAAACTTCCTGCAGGATTCTATAGTTGTTTTTATAAGTTTTTCCTGACCAGTTATTTCGAGTAAATGTATGGATTTAGATAAAGAGTCTTTGTATTCTTCTCTGCCTAGATTGTACTCTGCAATTGCTTTTCTAAAGTATAAAAGCCCCAAGCCACATAAAGTGTTATTTTTTGTACAGGTTTCTATGCCTAGATTTACATAATGTAAAGATTCTTCATAAAGAGAAAGAATATGATAATTATAAGATATGTTGTAATGAATTTTTATTTTTGTTTCCCATTCTTCTGGAGATAAATTTTCTAAACAGAATAAAAGCATTTTAAGGCTTTTTTCTACATTTTCTGTTTTTTTAATAATCAAAGCCATGTTCATTAAGATTCTAATTTCCATATCATTGTAAACAAAATCGGCATAATTAGAAAGAGAAAAATCAGGGATAGTGATTTTCATTGCCTCTTGGAGTTTTTCCATGGCTTTTCCATAATCTTCATTGATTGTTTTTTCAAAAACAGAAATTATATTGGTGAAGATTTTGCAGGATAGATTTATAATAAGGGGTTTGGGCATTTGAATAAAGAGTTAACAGAAAAAAATAGTGCAGCTGTTATGACGTATAAGAATTTGATAATTTTAGTTCAATATTCATCAACAAAAGAAGTGGATATAGGAGTAATGAATGATGTAATGATAGAATTGGAAAAAATATTGAGAAAGTTTTAGTATTAATGAAAGTTAAGTATGTTCCACCTTATAGAAAATGAAGATTTTTTACTAAATTTACGTTATAAATTTTTATTGACGTACGTTTTTATGTACGTTATAATTATCCACAGAGGTGATTTAAATGAAGACAATGCCTGTAACAAAAGTAAGGCAGAACATATATAAAATAATTGAGCAAGTAAGGGAAAACAGCGAACCAATCCAAATAACTTCTAGAAAAGGCAATGCAATTTTGATTGGGGATTTAAAAGGAAAATTTTCAAGAAGGATAAACATACAGCACAGGATAATATACGAAGTTTTGAAAGAAAAAATTGTAAAGGTTTATAAATGAGGATACACTATGAGTGAAAACAGGCAGGCTCAAAGCCGGTCTTTTTTGCATGTGTACTCTTATTTTTCTAACCCCTGGAGAAAGAGTTAAAAAAATAAGAAAAATGCTCAAAATGAAACAAAGAGGACTGCAATCTGAAAATATCACAAGAGGTTTTTTAAGCATGATTGAAAGTAACCGAACCACTATGAGCAGGGAAACGGCCTCTATCATTGCAGAGAAATTTAATAAAAGAGCTCGGGAACTTGGCATTGATTTATTGATTTAAATATAGATAGTGACTACCTTTTAATGACTCCTGCCCAAGAAGCAGAGTATTAAAGTGAATAAAATACATATAATTTACATTTTTTAGTGAGTAACCCCGATTCAAATCGGGTTGAATTTATGTAATTTAATGATATGATGAAAGTGGGAGGAAAATATTAGGGCGGGAAGTGATGGGAGATGAATGGAAGAGAAAAGATTATATTGAATATTTTAATTATGTTGTTGATACTTTGCTCCTACAGTGTAATGGCCTTTGAACAACTGGTTCCTTTAGGTGAAGTAGATCAGATAGTGCTTCATTCGATTGTTTTGCCTAGATAAATTGACAAGCCAGTGGGATGATAAAGGAATGTAGAAAATGTTCTTGTTGCTTTTTGAGGCATGTCATAAACAAAAATTTAAAGCCTTTATCAAGGTGACGGAATTTATTTTAATTTAGAGAATCAATGAAAACGGCTTTAAAACATTCATTAAAGTGTTTTCCAAATCTTTATGTAACAGTTGCTATAAGGTTTTATGACCTTCAAAAATTTTGGACTTATCTGACACAACAGGGTGTGATGCAGTGCAGCATTTCAGCGTGCAGATAATGTTATCAACTAGTTTGTATGCAGACCTATATTATTAAGGAAAACAAGGAGGAGTGAATAATATGTCAACGGTAAGAAAAAGCTTGGTAAAACACATTGTGTGGCTTCTAGCGGTAGCTGTTATTATCTACAGTATTGGAATTAAAAGTAATGTTGTTAAAGCAGTAGACAATGACCTTAAATATCAGGGGGAAATAACGAATTTTATTAAGCAATGGATTGTAAATAATTGGTCCTATTATTATCACGTAAATAATGTAGATGTTGAAATTGCTGATTTTAAAAAGTCTGGAGATAAAGTTGAAGGAATTGCTAAAGTATGTGTTACTAAAGTGTTGAAAGCACAGAAAGTTGGTGAATTACCGTACATCAAAGGAATGTTAAGAAAAATCAACATGGCTGATTATGATGTTCAACTTCAAAAAGAGTATAAAATCAATAAAGTACTGAGTGCTAATAGTGGCGTACTTACAAAAGAAAAAGCACAGAGAGTGGTGAAGATGTTAGATGATAGGTACTCAGAACTCAAAGAATATATTGGGGTTCCGGATGAATCGTATATGATATTAAAATTTGAGGCAGAACTCAGAGGAAGTAATATTGAGGAAAATGCGATAAAGTTATATGCAGAACAGATGAATACGTTTGTGCCGGCAGAGGAATTAATTCCAAAATCTCCTGCAGAATATGAAAATGCAGGATATAAAGAAATGGAGAGTAAATTAATTGAAGAAGGAACTTTTGCAGTAGCAGCTTTATATCCTTATTATGATAGGCTCAAAGCAAGAGATTATGCGAATACTTGGACCTCCAATGCAACTACTTATTGTCCTCATAATATTGCATTACAGGATATTGCTAAGTGGAATAATGCTAAATGGCCATATTATGATTGCTTCTGTCATAATGATTGTGCAGATTATGTTTCGCAAGCACTAAATGCTGGTGGTATACCTGTTGATCCAGGTAAATGGGAAAGATTAAAAGACAGTAGTAATAATTGGGCGTGGACATATGTTCCTGGTTTAAAAAATTATATGCTTAATCAAAAAGGATATTGGAAGAGATCGACATGGGAAAGTGCTGCAGCAGGTGGTGTTATTGTGATTCCAGATTCGCATGTAATGATGATTGTAAAAAACGATACTATTGAGAGGCTATTTAGCGCACATACTAATGATCGTTTAAAGTATCCATATGGAAAAAATACGACGTGGGAATATTATGTACTTTGGGAATAAGTTAGTTTAAGTATAGTAAGTTAGAGACGGGTTTTCTCCAATAAAGTGGGTAGTAAAGAGAAGACCCGTCTCTAATAAAATTTCTAAATTATTCAAACAGAATTAAATTTTAAAAGACAAGGAGTTGAAAGAATGGTAGTAAAAGAGCAAAAATTTAAACAAGTCTTGTCCTTCTTTATAACCTTTGTATTAACTTTTATAATGACCTGCGGTTGTTCTACTGAAGAGAAAAAAGAGAAGGTAAAATTGAATGGAAGTCCTTTTGCAATTCTTGAGGAGGAAGAAGGGGGAGTAAAAGCGAAGCTTTATTATTGGGACCTTGAACATAAGAAAATAAAAAATGAATCAAAAAATATATATACCATTCTTAAAAAAGATGTACCGAAAGAAATTCACAAGAAGTCTCCAATTTCATGGGATGGGAAAGGGCATTTGGTAATTCCCTCATATGCACAAGTTTCTCAGGAGTATCAAGGAAACGTCGAGAAAGTAGAAGTTCCTCTGCAAGAAAAAATAATTTGGGGGAAAGGTGTAAAACTAGTCAGTAAAGGAAAGGGCAAGTACATTTTGGTTTTTACTGAGAATGGTAGGAATAAAGAAATAGAGCTGGTTATTCCTCCACACTTTTTTAAAATGGATGATGGCAAAGAGTACAGCGTAGAGGAGTCAGGTACTATAGCAGGAATTACCAAAAATGGAAATGAGGTATTTATACTGTACTCGTGCTTTATACCAGGTACAGGGAAAATCTATGCAAAACTTTTCATAGCAAAATACGATCTTAAGGCAGAGAAAATAGAATGGGGAGAAGTAAAGATTCCAGAAGATGCAGAATTATCACCGGCGTTACCCCCTTTACCAGACAATACAACTTCTATTGAGAAAAGCTTTTTTATACCTACTCTCACAGTTCCTGCAGAAGTAGATATTGATACTATGAAACTTAAGCCAATCAACAATATTATAGAGTATCAGAAGAAATATGCTTCAGAAACATTGAAATCAGCCATGCCGGTTAATATAGAAATTTTGGGGAGCTATGAAAATATTTTATTTGTAGGCATTCAAATGGTGAAGCCCACCGAGCCTCCAGAACTCTATGTTTTTGCTTTAAGAGATGGGAAAATGATGGGCCTTTTGCACAGGACAGTGAAAGGGATAGAGCTAATAGACCAAGAAAATAAGGTAGTAGGAACATATGACATACCTAGAAACAGTAGTTTCGATGGAGGGAGGGATATAATTTTTCCAAATACAAGTGGAACAAATAGCATGATGGATTGAAAACTTAAAAAATTATTTGGATACCATAGTACTGGCTGTAACTTGAATTTGAGCATTTATGTTTTAAAGACATTTAAACGCGTATATATTCTTGAAAGATTTTATTGATTTTTTAATTTTGCGTGATACAAAACATTGTGTTTTCCATTAGAATCTAAAAATGCTCTTACAGGTTTAGAAATAATAAAAAGCTAGGGTATTTTTACAGTCTGTATAGATTTTGTAGAAATTCACAAGTTCCTTATCACAATCATACCATTTTCTTTAGTGATTTCTAAGTTATAAAGTTTTTTACAGGACTCTATGGTTATTTTTTTAAGCTTATCCTGACCAGTTATTTCAAATATATTTATAGATTTAATGAGGGAATCTTTGTATTCCTCTCTGCCAAGGTTAAGCTCTGCAATTGCTTTTCTGAAGAGTAAAAGTCCTAAGCCGCTTAAGGTATTATTTTTTACACAGGTTTCTATGCCTAGATTAGCGTAATAGAGTGACTTTTCGTAAATGGATAAAAGGTGATAAGTATATGAGATATTATAGTAAACTTTTATTTTAATTTCCCATTCTTCCTCTGACAACGCCTCAAGGCAGAAGAGCAACATTTCAAGGCCTTGCTGGCGTTTTTCCGTTTTTTCAAATACAAATATTAAAGCTATGTTCATTAAAATTCTGACTTCTAAGTCACTGTACACAAAATTAGCGTAGTTGTAAACAGAAAAATCAGGTATAGTTACTTTCATTGCTTTTTCAAGCTTTATTAAAGATGTGTGTGGGTCTTTATTTACTGCTTTTTCATAAATAGATTCGGAAAGAAGCAGAAGTTGGCGCAAAAATTTTGCATAATAAGGGCTCATTTTTTCTTCTTCAAGAGTTTTTAATTTTTCCATGTCTTCTTTTAACCCTTCAAAGTCTCCACTTTCAAGTTTATTCTCAATAGAGTTTTTTATTTTACAAAAAGTAGAGTAATCTTTAACTCTGTATTTGAGCAACACTTCATTTAGGTCTTTTTTGTAAAAATGAGAAAGCAAATCCAGGGTTTCCTGTTTGGGCATTACCTTGCCATTTTCAATTTTTCTTAAAGTATCTATGTTTATAAATGCTTGTTCAGCAACTTCGTTTTGAGTAAGCCTCAAGGACTTTCTTATGTTTTTCAATTCTTTCCCAAAGCCTTCCAGGTCGTAATAGAATCCATCCATTTTTTAACACCCCATGCAGATTCAAATCGGCTTGCAATTGTTTCCTTTACCATGTATTATATAATTAAGGAAGAGATATGTAAAGGGGGGATAGAATGAAAAAGAAATTGATGGTTATTTTCTTTATTGTCAATATCATATTTACATCTTTTCAATTCGCGTTTTCTCTAAATAGCGCATTAGCAGTGCCTTTTGATGAAAGCTTACCAAGTACGAAAGATGATAGAATTATATTGAAATCTCAAATAATTATTCCGACTCAATTAGGTTCTGACAGGGGAATAGGAGTAGAATATATAGCTCCAGATTACGGAACTGTAAAAATAGAAGATGTTTTAACAAAAGAAGCAGGATATTTTAATGGAACTCCAAGGAAAAGTTTTACCAACTTTGAAACTTTTAAATATGCTTCAATATTAATAATTAAGGCAGTGCCTGGTATTGGGGATATATTTAGAAGAGGAGAAGAAATTTATAATGCGCTAAAGGCTGTTTATACGGATTTGTCGAATATTGACCCTTATAAAAAGGTCGAAGCTGAAACGAAGTATACATATAGAGACTTTTATCACGATCTTTATGTCTGGGATTATAGCAAGACCTGGAAATATGTTGGTTATAGTTTAAGCAGATATTATTATAAGTATTATGGCATATGGTATTTCGATACAAAAATCGGAGAGTTTAGACATAAAGATGAACATTACACTCATCAAAATGGCTATCCTCCGGAGGTTATAGCAAAAGCTCCAAACTATATGAAATACAATATATTGAGTCAATTGGCATATGAAGCATGGAGGATGGGGAGAACGTATTATGAAACATATTAAGAAGATGATTTTTTTTCATATTCTTTTCTCCTTTTTATTTTTAACTGGATGCAGATATTTTGCCACTCCTTTTCTCCCAAGTGTTGATTTTGTAATAGAAAGAATAAATTCAGGGGAAAGCGAAATAGATTATGAAAAATACGTAAAAATCGAAATGTATAAATCTCGATTGCTTTTCGATCATACCACAGAGGAAGGTGGTCCAGATAATGAGTTATGCACTCTAATATACGGATTTAGAATATACAATATTTCCAATGAACCGATAAAATTAAACTATAAAAAATTTGTTCCTCCGGAATTAACTAAAATAATTATAGCTGGGATAGTGGATGAATTCTACCCTCCTCATAGATACTTGGAGTTGAACCCGGGAGAAAGAATATTTGATGAAGGAGGAGTATTGATGAAGCATTATAATAAACTTTCAGAAAAAGAAAAGGAGATATTCAATAAATATAAAGATACCCTTTATTTCGAGTTAAGGATCAATGGGAAGAGGGCTTATGTTAAAGTTTCTGCAGAATAAGTTAAATGTCACCTTCAGTGCATGATTGAACCAAGAGAAATGAAAAAATTGACCACCCCGTGGTGAAATACCCCTCCGATACTAGTTAGAAGATCTAGGGGAAATAAGTGATATGGAGTAGATATACGCCAAGCCCGAGTTCCTTTTAATCAACAAAATAAACTACTTCACACTTGACGGCATTGGTTCAAACTTTTTTCCAGCTAATAAGTGCCCGGCATGAAAAGGGGAGTACAATACTACCAGCAACGAAGGCTTTTGTAGCGTCAAACAAGAATATTAAGATTTCCTAAAAAATGGAGATCGCAGGTAGTAGTTGGCAAATTACAAGGAACAAAAGTAGCTGATCAATGGAAGTTATAGAGAATAATAAAGGAACTTTAACGAAAAAAGCGCACTTTACCCTTGCGGTAAAAAGACTGCTTTTAAATTCAGTCTAGTTTACCGTATAAACCTTAGAATCAGTTTGGCCCAACTATAGACCTTTTTACCATACTTATCTTTAATGGATACAAGCGCTTTACCGTTAAAAACCTTATGAGGCTTTAAGTAATCGTAGTATAGCTGATACAGCAAGGCATGGGCTATACAGCACCTTCAAAAGAACTAAAAGACTTATGGCGCTTGTAATGGGCCTTGTATGAACCGAAAAAAACTAAGCGGCATGGACTGCCACATCTCAAACCATCGCAAGCAGTAAAGCAGAAACAGTCTGTCTCAAAGAAAGCCCAAGACAATAAGTGAAGCGACTTTTAGCAAGGTTACAAGTAAAATTTTTTCTGGTTTTATCTTTGCTAAGAGCATAGCCGTAGAAAGGGCAGCGATAAGTAGGATGAAACTTTTTAGGTGCAGGCCTACCCGGAGCCCATTGGTGTTTACACACTTTACACTGGAGCTTTTGGAAGCCTTCAAGATCTTTACCGAAGCTATACAGGTAATCGGCAGGAGCGCCACAAACTGGGCA contains:
- a CDS encoding amidase domain-containing protein, encoding MSTVRKSLVKHIVWLLAVAVIIYSIGIKSNVVKAVDNDLKYQGEITNFIKQWIVNNWSYYYHVNNVDVEIADFKKSGDKVEGIAKVCVTKVLKAQKVGELPYIKGMLRKINMADYDVQLQKEYKINKVLSANSGVLTKEKAQRVVKMLDDRYSELKEYIGVPDESYMILKFEAELRGSNIEENAIKLYAEQMNTFVPAEELIPKSPAEYENAGYKEMESKLIEEGTFAVAALYPYYDRLKARDYANTWTSNATTYCPHNIALQDIAKWNNAKWPYYDCFCHNDCADYVSQALNAGGIPVDPGKWERLKDSSNNWAWTYVPGLKNYMLNQKGYWKRSTWESAAAGGVIVIPDSHVMMIVKNDTIERLFSAHTNDRLKYPYGKNTTWEYYVLWE
- a CDS encoding type II toxin-antitoxin system Phd/YefM family antitoxin, translating into MKTMPVTKVRQNIYKIIEQVRENSEPIQITSRKGNAILIGDLKGKFSRRINIQHRIIYEVLKEKIVKVYK
- a CDS encoding helix-turn-helix domain-containing protein — encoded protein: MDGFYYDLEGFGKELKNIRKSLRLTQNEVAEQAFINIDTLRKIENGKVMPKQETLDLLSHFYKKDLNEVLLKYRVKDYSTFCKIKNSIENKLESGDFEGLKEDMEKLKTLEEEKMSPYYAKFLRQLLLLSESIYEKAVNKDPHTSLIKLEKAMKVTIPDFSVYNYANFVYSDLEVRILMNIALIFVFEKTEKRQQGLEMLLFCLEALSEEEWEIKIKVYYNISYTYHLLSIYEKSLYYANLGIETCVKNNTLSGLGLLLFRKAIAELNLGREEYKDSLIKSINIFEITGQDKLKKITIESCKKLYNLEITKENGMIVIRNL